Within Planococcus citri chromosome 2, ihPlaCitr1.1, whole genome shotgun sequence, the genomic segment CACCTCCTCGTATGTGGCGCAGGCACTGCATACACTAGAGAGGAGCTGCGGGGAGAAATGAACTATCACACAGAAGGCCTGGTGCAGAGATGGAAAGGGAGAATTTAAAGAGATCCGAATGTCCCAGACACGAGAAGGAGGAGAAGGGGTTCATCcatatttgagcaaatttccAGCAGAACAcctcaagtgcgttttttgaccaTAGAATAGTgggaaaattctaaaaatcaaaattatttctagCCATTCCAAAGCCTCCAGGGCAGTTTCCAGtctctccagaatttttgaaatttctccagaaggcgtggagaTTGATTTGCGCTGCTGAAATTCAGATTGTGGCTTATGTTCAATTGATTCAACAATCAACACAGGTATGTACCTATCCACATTTGGGCTGATTTTCCAGGCGGACTcctcgagtgaatttttttaaccaaCATATTTTTAAGGACGAGTGACTGGAAATACTGGTCCAAAAAATGCAATCGAGGTGTCCGCCTGGAAATTGGCTGAAATGAGGATAAACCCGTTGAATAGGCCGAGAATTAGAAATGCgcaatttattttttagctGTCTGAACTGAttttcatgccttctggagaaCTCTGAAATtgtgctggaggttccagaatggtcTGAAGATGAGAAATTTGGCTAGAGAAAGTTAGAGAAGTTTAGTTTCGGCATCATTTCTATCATTCTTACCAAATACCTAAGCAGGTatgtatttttctaaaaacatcaagaatcaccaaaaatgttcgatttcgaattttttatataaaatcgtcaaaaattgaaaaattaattagtgcgtctgaaatttcaaaccacACTCTACAGTGTACgtacacctcaagaggttctcctggtagtaggtacattttcaagTAATCTGTAATTAGGTAACTTGTACATGCCTATAATGATGTAAGATCTATCACTGTGGCAGATTACATACGGTTTTACATTTATTAGTGATAGATTTGGTCCCGTAGTTGGCTCTGTATCCTCTTCTTGCAACTTTATCAAGACTTTTCCGATGTGTTTTGCAAAAGCCATGCGTCTGGAGGAAAGATAGGAGACACGTTcataacatatttttgaaactttaattcaatttttagagacTTTCTATTCTATGTGTCTACCTAAAAGCTGTTTCAATCTCATttgcttcaaaaattattcgtcTGATGGGTTTAATAACACCCAGatcgagtattttttgaaattcttcactCAATTTTAAGGCTTCTTCATCTTGATTCCAAAAGAAATGATCAAGTTGCACATTGTGAATAGTAGTTTCATACAAAGAACGTCCCAATTCTGATAAGTAACAATTAGCACTGATGAAATACTCTCCAAcaaaatatttctttgaaaGTACCCATCGTTAGTCGTTCGTTCAACCCACCGGTATCCGATTTTcctatttctaaaaaatgtccGCCTTTGGCAACACAGCGTACTGAAGCCTTAAGCATTTCATCAGAAAGGCTATTCAAAACTACATCTACTCCTCTTCCTTTCGTTAGTTGCATTATTGTTGTTTCGAATGTCGTGTCTCTGGAGTAACAAATGTGTGTTTCTGGAATCTGGACAGTGAACAGACACAATTTTACGAatcgaaattcaattcaaacatttgaaataggtatatatatttGTACCTATTATATTTACCTGAGGATACATATTCCTCATGAATTGAACTTTATCTGGAGAACCAACcgttgtaaaaatattacaattgtAATAAAGACAAATGTTAATGGCCGCTTGGCCTACCCCTCCGCTTCCTGCGTGAATCAAAACTGTGGCTCTTCTCTTCAATtgtattttaacaaaaaaagcGCAAATCGCctatggaaaaaaaagttctcctaGTTATCGGTTTTTGAGGTTTCAAGTAGGTGATGAACGATTAACGCTATCGTTAAATTTCCTCACTGTAATATACACGAGTGGAATACTGGCTGCTTCTTCAAGTGTCATATTGTGTGGAACTTTCCAAGTGAAATATGGAATCACTTCAACGAATGTGGCTATTCCACTATGGCGTACTATTCCCATCACTCGATTACCTTCTTCATCACGTCCTGAGAATTCAAAACCTGGACAGGGCTAAGAAAATATTCACtcgatttcaacatttttctataCCATATTGAATACTTAGATAGAttaggatttttcaaacttgatatTGTACTTACATCAGCCAAACGACTGTAGTGGGACGAATCCACATTGGAAAGTTTCCTCGATCCTAGCATTATATCGCGAAAGTTTAGACCGCTGTAGTAGACTCTTGCAAGCGATTTCCCTCCTGGTTTCCTGCGAAACAGATAtcttcaaacattttgaaacttgaaaaagtatGATTGGTATGATTAAACTGTTAATTATGTAAGTACTTGTTTAAATTCAGTGGACTTTCGATCCATCTGAACGACGAGAAGTCGCCAGGGGTTTCCAGTTGGCAAATGGCACTATTGGTTTGGATATTTTCAAGTGGCTCAAGTGGAAGGTAACGATAGCTACCCCACTCTCCTCCTTTGTAGACATTCTGagctaaatttttatcaaattgatttttatagaaCGGATCCGCCAGTGAAAAATGCTTGGCTTCTGTATCAAATACAAAAAagcacctgaaaaaaaaaattataatttttttggcatttctggcaaattttacaatttaatcGAACGTGGAATTGACGAGAACCTCATATTTATTCCTTTTACTTCCTTTCTTaaggaattgaaaaatcccaataTTCCATTCGTTGGTTCTTTTTCAGCATATAAAACCAGTACTTCGTCTTTTTTCAGTTTAAGCCTTTTCAGTGTGTCTTGTAACTGAATTATCCAAGAAtacgaatcattttttatttctacagTTGTGATATTCAGTTTACTTCGAGATAGATGCTCCTGGGTAATGAAACACGTGTTATTTTGGATATCTACTGTGCAATAACATGCTTATGACCTTACTTAAATGATTCCCTTTATACCTTTTTTAGAAGTAAGATTTTCTCATGTGAACTGATTCTACTGCTGAAGGAGATTACGAATCCcaaattttctatcaaattaTCGTCTGTAGTTGTTAATTGTTTTGTTATTATAAATCCATCGTCTCTTAATGTATCGAATATTTTCTTCATATGCtgcgaaaatgattttcagtcaagcatataaaaatattgttataaaaaaagtttctacaggaaaaaaattatatcaatatTCGATAATTCATGCAAAATTTACTTGAAtgttgttttgaatatttgaaattaatacTATCGAAGCACTTTTGCCTCCGGGTAGTTCATGGAGTAATTCTACATTTCCTGGTAAATTCCGCACTTCTGATGCACTTGTAGAATCGGTTACAATATTAACATCAGCCTTGATAACCAAATGTTTCAATGTAAGTAGTTTTTCAAGCATTCAGTGGTCACGTTGTTCTTTACCTAAGTTACTTACTTGGATGTTAGgcaaatcattcaaaatctCCATTGCTATTCTGGATAAGACTGAAGAAGTAATAGAAGTAGACTGTGCTGAATCCAGCAATTCGACAGTTTTGATTTTAACTATGGATGTGTTTTCCAAAACTATTTCAATGCATGTTCTAATTGCTGAATTTAAATCCATTTCCTGAaatttaggtatttattattattttttttacatttcttaaCCAAGGAAATATCACAACTGCCGGAAAATTTCTTGAACCGAATCAAGTTGAATCGATAGATCATGGGAAAATACTGACACCAGTGCCTAAAATTCCAGATGCCTGGTAATTAAGTTCCGGGAAATTGTTCTGAGAGGTAGAAGATACAACACTGGTGTGCTTGCAAACACGTTGTTGTGTGGATTAGACCTTCCTTTAGTACTGTTAAAAGTTTCAATGCTGTAGGTTGttccatatttttttggtacaagTTTTTCAATAGAGGAGTGCTGCAATTACTTCTTTGAGGAATGGTTACCTCCTCAAGACATCTTAGAGTCTCCTCACTATTTCTACACCCCAGATTTGATTCCTAGGGACCTTTACTTCATACTCAGTTGGTTTTTACCTGAGAATCAACACCCATTGCATTTTTGAGGAGGACTCAATAACctccactcaaattttgaagaattctttcTAGATGGGAGCATTGAGTAAAAATATGATGCACTGAGTTGAAGGAAGACTACACTAACAACTTATGAGGTCAAtctcctttgaaaattattttttactcacctCAGAGGCAACAAGAATCTCATGGCCTactttttgtgaggttttgatcAACTGATCTTCCTCAaacatttccataatttttttaaacatcacgTTTGACATTTTAAGACATTTACCTCTCCCCCAACTCAAAGTCTGATCTCCCTGACTCAAAGATCCTCTTCAAGTCACTCCTTAAAGTTTTACGACACGACCTTGAAAGTTGTTCACTTTAAACAGCTATAAATCCCTCAAAATTCACCAGATCGACTTGAAACTTGTAACAGTATTAAAGGAAGGTCTAATCTACATGACAATGTGTTTGCAAGCACACCAGTGTTGTATCTTCTACCTCTCATTTTCGctctttatttcaaaaatcaaagaattttcaaaatatggctggaagcttcagaactgctTCATGTCCTTTTACTTACAATAAactcaacatgttgaaattatggCAAggaaagtgaattttagctttccatctgcAGTGagtaaaatttagtgaaaatttaatttgtcaaaaatctactgagggctccatgaactgctcaaaatggtccGGAACCATTCCCAGCCAATTCGAGGCATCAAGAATAGGGCACATACCAAATTTAAGATTTCTAGGACAACATTCTCAGCCTAATATTGTTCAACGCATATATATGTAGAGAATGGGTAACAAGGGAAGCTCTAGAGGGATTGAAGAAAGGGGCTATGCTAGGAGGCTGGAAAATATCGAATCTGAGATACGCAGATGACACCACAATAATGGCTGAAAACATGAACAACATGAAGGAGATCATGGGCAAGATTGAACAAGTTATCCTAGCTAAGTGTCTGAAGGTGAACAAATCAAAGACCAGGATGATGGTAATAGACAGGGTGAATGACAACCAACCTGAGCTGCAAGAGATAGATGGAATAGAAGTGGTACAAAGAACAACCTTTTATTCCTTATCTGGACTGCTATTCCAATCTGAAATCACGCTAATATTTAATGCAAACCTCCAACCATTCCAAATcatgtttttgaagaattgaatatGCGGGGTAAGATAACTTCTATATCAGACTATATGTGGGGTAAAGTAATAGACAAGTTAGCGCAATGCTCAGAAGCATTCTTTAAAAACGCAATTCAGAAGGTTTGCAATGTTTGCATCAAAATTTAGCATTAAAATAGTGGTCCagatgaggagaataaaaggtGGATGGGTACAAAGCTTTGTATATTTAGGCTCCCTAATAACCAACAGTGGAGGTTCAGAAGATGAGATAAGAAGATGTGCATCAATTGTAAAAACAACTGTAGGAAAACTCTACCAAATCTGGGAAAGCCATGGAATCaccaaatgaacaaaattaaagATTGTAAAAACGCTCGTATTCTCAATAAATTCCTTTATGCCTCAGAGAcatcaaatactatcaactaacaatactggcaactccatcaaAAAAAGGTGTTTTATCCTCCTAGTGGCTTGGCAAGTATCTAAGTTTTACacaagcatctgatttgctgATTTAAATCTTGCGGACACGTGAAATTCAAACCAGTTATgaatcaaccaatcagagcatttttgatgaGAGTTAGTTTCAGTTCAGGCTGTTCAGATCGCGCTTTTGCTGCgacaaaaacgctcaatgtattttaaatggagttgccagtattgttagttgatagtatttggaGACATGGATAGTGAAGAAATCAGTTCAGAGCCGGATAGATGCATTTGTGACTGTCCGCACTCCGTAATAAAACCAACCATTGGTcgcaacaaataaaaaaaaattttcacaaatttttaggtgaaaaaacattttttgatttttgcaaccAATAGTCCGTTTTATCACGGACAGTCACATTTGAGATGTACTGCTATAGACAAATGCTTAGAATCTGATAGACCAAGAAAAGAACAAACAGACCAATACTGGCAAGATAAAACACTAATTGAGATGTATTTTGTTTGGTTCGTTATCTAGATTTGATTACCGAGGTTTGTGTGTGTATTCGCATTATCTTCTACGTTAGAAATTAGATCACAGTTGTCAGCTGTTAATATCTGGTTTCACCATGGATTTTATAAAGGGAATCAAGCCATTATCCGGTTCCAGCAATTGGCCGTCATGGAAAGATAATGTGCTTGACATACTAGCCCTTTTCAACGCCGTGGAAATCGTCAAAGGTAAATCAACATGCCCAGCTGAACTGAAAACGACCGATACAGCCGCCGAAACATGTAAGTTGATTGCAACATGGCAAAAAGTGTTGCATCAAGCAAAGATAATCATTTCTCATACGATATCACCAGAACTACAGTCGCATTGCTGGTAGGCTCTCCGCGTGACGCGTGTGAAGCATGGGTAGTGCTCACAAAAGAATTTGACGATAAGGCAGAAGATCAATTGTTCCGCAAATGCCTTAATTTCTTTAGCACCGAATAGAATGATATCGAAGATGCACCCTCTGTTGTTGCgcgaatcaaaaatcaacatcgTGAATTTCGAGCTGGATTGGAAAATAAGAAGGAGGCTCCTGAGATATTTTGGACATAATAGTGTGGCAAGACAACCTAAAGAAGTTGACTGTACTACAAGGACAAGTAGAGGGAAAGAGGTTGCACAGGAGATCGCCCACAAAGTACACAAACCTTATCAAAAAGGCTGCATGATTTCCCCTCAGGGAGTGCACCAGACAGGCTGAAGACAGAGAAAGTTGGAGACAGCAGATTGGCGAGGCTCCATACATGATGCTCAGATACAAGTAAATtatgaagaagaagaattttttagcatagattttatttttagaaattcgccaaaaatccaaaaatgcacttcagcgtCTGAAATTTTGAGTGCTAATGTATTTCTGTATGCTCTTGCTCTATTGATTGAGCTTTGTctgatttaaataattttagggCAGTTGAAATGCCTCCCTTAAGAaaatactgcattttttttaaggATAGTGGGTATTTTGATATTTGGCAGCGTGTTAATCCAAAAGTAGAGAGAATGTTGATCTCTTTTTTACTGTTGTGGTGAGAACAATCACTCAAGCAAGCACAATAAGATGCATGTATACtaagtttaggtacctacttcattatTTATGTAAGGAATAAATTGATATGTCTCCAACGTAGGACTCAATTGATGTTGCTTTCGAGCAACGGATCTTAGCTTCCAATCTATCATTTGAATACCACCAGAACTCAACAGGTTGATGTGAGGGTAGAAATTGAGCTCAAGTTCTGTCacatttcaaattcgaattcattaaattttttgagaccAAACTTATTAAAATAGCCCAATCagtaattttcaggtaatttaATCATTACTTGGTGTCTCAGAGTTTACTGTCTCCAGCATTTGAAAATGCCTCTTAACATCAATAACGAGTTTTCGTATGAAAATGGGAACGAGAAGTTCACGAGTGTCGATCTGAAGGATTAAAAATTGAGCCATTGCGTCCATGAACGTGACAAAATTATCGTCCCATGATATTTCTCCATGTGTACCTAGATTTTATGCAAGATCAGATCAATTTATAAAATCTATATCACTATTTGagatgaacaaattttattctgaaattcAGCGTATTCCAACCAGTAGAATTAACGCAAGTGACCCTTCTGAAGGCCTTCTTGTAACTATATCCTCTTAATCTCATCTCCTTGTAGAAGTCTTCACTATCAAGGGTTATTGAATCGGTATCAATGGTGTCGTTTTCGAATCGACTCGTGTCCACTTTTTCTATGGCAATATTTTCTGCTACTCGTACCAGTCCGGTGGCTACAACTGCACCTTTTTCAGTAACTTCGAAATTATTTGTCCCAATATGAATGGCTACGTTGAAGTTTAGGTAGCCTGGTGAAACAGAAATGGCATGGAATggtcattttattattattcttagCGACGAGTCTCAGctaaaaagaagaagaattaCCTTTATCAGGAATCTCAGTCACTCGTTCAAAACGAACTTGTTCAAATACCACCGGAAGATCCCTCCATTTTTTCTTTTGCATTTTGGCCAGAGTCTGCCAGACTATCACCTTTAATAGAAAGTTGCCATTAGTGATGATGTGATGAACTTGAAACTAGAAACTGTCTGCTAATGAATGTCAAACTGTTGAATCCAGTTTCATGGAAGTACTCTTACAAGGTATGCAATTCCAGGATATACATTTATTCCATTTACACCATGATCTTTCAAGAATTTGAATCCATCAGATTGTGGATTTATAAAAACGTTTTGACTGCCTGATACCAAAGTATCAGCGCCGAGTTTTCCTATGGGCCATTTCTCATCGTGTTTCCATTTAACGAGAGGCGAAATCATCGGAGTAGATCTACTGACAGGAAATTGAACCGGTGGATATAAATGATAAAGTTTTGAGCAACATCCTGATGTataaattctgcaaaaattatgatgaaagtTGTCGTTGAtagaaaatgttgataaaaggCTAACATTTCTTGTGCATAACATCCTACTCACTGTTCTAGAGCATTTAAGAAATATTCCACTTGGTTCgggtgatttttcaaagtcaataGTATATTTGTTACAGTTGAGGGCAGGGAACGTTTTAAAATTGCGTTTAGAAGACCATGAGGTGCTATCTCGATTAATACAGCATTTTTAGGAATGAACTGGCAGCTTTCTTCAAAGTATACCGGACTGAGGAGGTTATTTGTGTGGTAATCGGCCGAGCAATATCTCACTGTATCTGAATTCCATTCATTTTCTGGAGCAGACGTGCATATCCATTTTTTGGACCTTAATTTTGGTTCAGGGATAACCTGAAAGTCCATAAGAGATATTTTTATTGCGGTTTGTGGCGTTtactttctctctctctcttttttttacctgtggggggggggttattaataatcttacttttttcaagtaTGAATTAAATCTTGGAGCCGCTGGAGTAATGTAACGACTATGATATGCGATATTTGACGTATCCACTTCACAAACGAATAcgtttttctgtttcagatgCTCGATGTAGTTGTCGACAACTTCAGTGGGACCTGATATCGTGCAACTGGTTGGACTATTGTGACAAGCTATATCAATTTCTTGAGGCACAAGATTTTTCATCGTATTGTAACCATCACCTTTATTAGGCATGTGAATTGAATCAGAGGTAAGTCTAAGTTTGTATTAGAAATTTATTGTTACAAATATTTGCATTGTGTTCGCTTACCAATGACCGCCATTTTTCCGCGAATTTCCTCGGTTTCTAAAGAAACTAAACCACGATAATAAGCTGTCAGAATCATTTGCTCCGCTGTAAGGCATCCGTCAGCATAAGCACATCCTAGTTCTCCTACAGAATGGCCAATTATTCCATCAGCTTTGACGTCGAGTGCAGACAGAACATCAATCAATGCAATCTATTGGCATATTTCGGAAAGTTGAACTTTAATCCTGTAAAAGTATTTTATTCGAGCCTTTGAggaatataaaatttgatttacttGAATTGCTGCTATTCCCacaaatgaattcaaaatattcttgaACATCAAAGGATCGTTTTCTGTGAcgattttcatcaaatcgaCACCTTTTGATTTTAGTATGTGGTGACTTTTTCGAATAGATTCGGCGAATATTGGTATTTTCATCAGGGACTGGCCCATTGTCGTCCATTGAGATCCCATTCCAGAAAATACAAACCATATTGGTCTTTTTTCTCCGGAAACGAACTAGAACATGTCCAGGAAATACGTATCTATTAAAATTTAAGTGAAATATACCCAagtcgtaggtaggtatgacgTGAATATTTTCTTGCTTGTTTGGATCTGTTATGCTCTTTCCCTGCATCCAAAATAACGAATCCTCGTTGAAGATGACCATTTATGTCTTCGCTAAAAATCTCATGCATTAATCTTATGTATTCGGTATCTTCGTACTTCTTCACAACCTGTAATTTTAtggtttgattgaaaaatttgttacatTCAAAGACATATTtatttgatgatgatgaaattttgtggaaatttcaagttttgaaaatccactggaggctccagaacttctcaaaacagtttgaaactgtttccaatcgatttggcatgtcgaaaaatagggtatatctcaaatttcagctttatagtcagaaactggttgctaaatgtgaaccaatgaaccggtttcaaaatgtgatcagacagaattgtgtaatttttcatgctctacaacttttgtttcaagcttttttctctatctacaatttttgggtaatttttgataactggttgcgaattaatgaactggtttcaaaatctgatcagcgaaattggttcaatttttcacgctctactaCTTTTggttcaagcttttttctccatcttcaatttttagatgattgccaaaaactggttgctaaatgtgaaccaatgaaccggtttcaaaatgtgatcagacagaattgtgttatttttcatgctctacaacttttgtttcaagcttttttctctatctacaatttttgggtaatttttgataactggttgcgaattaatgaactggtttcaaaatttgatcagtgaaattggttcaatttttcacgctgtaCTACTTTTggttcaagcttttttctccatcttcaatttttagatgattgccaaaaactggttgctaaatgtgaaccaatgaaccggtttcaaaatgtgatcagacagaattgtgttatttttcatgctctacaacttttgtttcaagcttttttctctatctacaatttttgggtaatttttgataactggttgcgaattaatgaactggtttcaaaatttgatcagcgaaattggttcaatttttcacgctgtaCTACTTTTggttcaagcttttttctccatcttcaatttttagatgattgccaaaaactggttgctaaatgtgaaccaatgaaccggtttcaaaatgtgatcaagTAGACAGAATTGCGTTATTTtttacactctacaacttttgtttcaagcttttttctctatgtacaatttttgggcaatttttgataactggttgcgaattaatgaaccggtttctaAGTCTGATCAGCGAATATGATTCAATTTCtcacgctctacaatttttgttccaagtttttttctttatcttcaatttttaggtgattttcagaaactggttgctaaaatgtgaaccaatgaaccgttttcaaaatgtgatcagacagaattgtgtaatttttcatgctctacaacttttgtttcaagcttttttctctatgtacaatttttgggtaatttttgataactgattgcgaattaatgaaccggtttcaaaatccaatcagcgaaaatggttcattttttcacgctctactacttttggttcaagtttttttctctatcttcaatttttaggtgattgccaaaaactggttgctaaatgtgaaCCATTGAACCGGTTTTAACATGTGATCTGAcagaattgtgttatttttcatgctctacaacatttgtttcaagctttattctctatctacaatttttgggtaatttttgataactggttgcaaattgatgaaccggtttcaaaatccaatcaacgaaaatggttcattttttcacgctctacTACTTTTggctcaagtttttttctctatcttcaataaTATGCCAGACAATACATATTTTATGCGGAGTGCCTGCCTGAAATTTTTGAGTCgttaattatgtatttaattaaaatttttttcattcgcttAATTCCTGCGCTTTCAACCGTGAAATTTCAGGATCATTTTGTGAGATGCtaaagtgacattttttctaAGACATTTAAACTATCGATACTTATATGGCATATGGCACAGTTTTTGGATATTATCCTTCTCGCTTCTCCTCAATAGGGCTCAAGAAAAAAGTGCAATATGATACCCCCTGAATGAGATGTGTATAATGAATTACGTCATCTATGATGTAGTCCACAGCTTCTGTTGTCCTTCCTGATACTGCAACTAACAAAGGTATTCCATGATTCGCAGGTGTGTTCAATTTCTTAACTTTATCATGAGGGGTTAGCAAAATGTGACCATTGGCTCCTCCAACGCCAAAACTATTGACAGCGAAATATTTACCCTCCAAAGGAGTTGGTTTTGTTACCACCTTCGCAAAAATATAATCACAATTATGGAAACTTGTGTTACTTTATATCTAACTTAAGGTATTGTCCTGCATAGTATTATTGTCTACATTTGATTTCAACTAACCTCCAGATGACCGTTATGTAAACCTTGT encodes:
- the LOC135834360 gene encoding fatty acid synthase-like isoform X2 produces the protein MSIKNDSDEHCNLQDIVISGISGVFPQSENVEEFKDNLLAGKCMISQEDRCGSSGKTGLLKTIDRFDHSFFRITHQQAAGGLPISSRLLLEKSFEAILDAGYNPQQLKGKNVAVICGVVDSCDEEDPIWDAELKDTSLTMIHTMKANRISYLLDVHGPSFTVNTACSASMYAMDTAVRAIRNGQCDAAIVCSTNLCLSRTKYFGTDSPVLNRNGNTSPFNSDVDGYTRAEAVVVAFLQKREHARRVYANVIHTKTNCDGFKNEGITFPSITRQKELFRTFYEEVNLNPNMVSYVEMHGTATQAGDFVEGTSVEEIFCTDRTTPLKIGSVKSNMGHGEASSALCSVVKMITAFETGIIPPHIGYENPNPKIQGLHNGHLEVVTKPTPLEGKYFAVNSFGVGGANGHILLTPHDKVKKLNTPANHGIPLLVAVSGRTTEAVDYIIDDVVKKYEDTEYIRLMHEIFSEDINGHLQRGFVILDAGKEHNRSKQFVSGEKRPIWFVFSGMGSQWTTMGQSLMKIPIFAESIRKSHHILKSKGVDLMKIVTENDPLMFKNILNSFVGIAAIQIALIDVLSALDVKADGIIGHSVGELGCAYADGCLTAEQMILTAYYRGLVSLETEEIRGKMAVIGDGYNTMKNLVPQEIDIACHNSPTSCTISGPTEVVDNYIEHLKQKNVFVCEVDTSNIAYHSRYITPAAPRFNSYLKKVIPEPKLRSKKWICTSAPENEWNSDTVRYCSADYHTNNLLSPVYFEESCQFIPKNAVLIEIAPHGLLNAILKRSLPSTVTNILLTLKNHPNQVEYFLNALEQIYTSGCCSKLYHLYPPVQFPVSRSTPMISPLVKWKHDEKWPIGKLGADTLVSGSQNVFINPQSDGFKFLKDHGVNGINVYPGIAYLVIVWQTLAKMQKKKWRDLPVVFEQVRFERVTEIPDKGYLNFNVAIHIGTNNFEVTEKGAVVATGLVRVAENIAIEKVDTSRFENDTIDTDSITLDSEDFYKEMRLRGYSYKKAFRRVTCVNSTGTHGEISWDDNFVTFMDAMAQFLILQIDTRELLVPIFIRKLVIDVKRHFQMLETVNSETPKLELNFYPHINLLSSGGIQMIDWKLRSVARKQHQLSPTLETYQFIPYINNEEMDLNSAIRTCIEIVLENTSIVKIKTVELLDSAQSTSITSSVLSRIAMEILNDLPNIQADVNIVTDSTSASEVRNLPGNVELLHELPGGKSASIVLISNIQNNIQHMKKIFDTLRDDGFIITKQLTTTDDNLIENLGFVISFSSRISSHEKILLLKKEHLSRSKLNITTVEIKNDSYSWIIQLQDTLKRLKLKKDEVLVLYAEKEPTNGILGFFNSLRKEVKGINMRCFFVFDTEAKHFSLADPFYKNQFDKNLAQNVYKGGEWGSYRYLPLEPLENIQTNSAICQLETPGDFSSFRWIESPLNLNKKPGGKSLARVYYSGLNFRDIMLGSRKLSNVDSSHYSRLADPCPGFEFSGRDEEGNRVMGIVRHSGIATFVEVIPYFTWKVPHNMTLEEAASIPLVYITAICAFFVKIQLKRRATVLIHAGSGGVGQAAINICLYYNCNIFTTVGSPDKVQFMRNMYPQIPETHICYSRDTTFETTIMQLTKGRGVDVVLNSLSDEMLKASVRCVAKGGHFLEIGKSDTELGRSLYETTIHNVQLDHFFWNQDEEALKLSEEFQKILDLGVIKPIRRIIFEANEIETAFRRMAFAKHIGKVLIKLQEEDTEPTTGPNLSLINVKPYVICHSDRSYIIIGGLGGFGLELADWLVLRGARNIVLSSRSGIRNGYQMHRINLWRLYGANVIVSTEDVTKETEMMILLRKAAALGPITGVFNVAVVLEDKPFIEHNEQSFRIGVDPKATATIHLDHLTREMCPELEYFVVFSSVISGRGNAESTNYAFANSIMERICEARKSEDLPALAIQWGAIGDVGVFVQIVGDNESAVIGGTAQQKIESCLKTLDTFMKQQSPIVSSIAIAKKLQVETDVINGVANILGITDINTVSLNWTLPELGMDSILAMELRQVLESEFNFFFTPEELRKLTFAKLYQLKEDKMKSSKFGKEEEDESEKLKEPLLRIPFENGKITKELPVDENPTVFLFPGVEGIAAFMEPLAKNLNIQVLCFQYHNTIESAEFFLTKLRDEFAEIILEKLGTAQQFFIIGYSLGGLLAIEVASVLEENGKKGHIWLIDSTPAYVIRKAKAYESQKPNSSEDKSRHKAINNEQYSVLLDEENSRLSFLIKNVLSHKFSHNLLESSCTLITSAEFLFDSNDSSGLTEIFRNPVQVCHVDDTDHYTILKNSATARIIMKNSIWKEN